One segment of Anopheles stephensi strain Indian chromosome 3, UCI_ANSTEP_V1.0, whole genome shotgun sequence DNA contains the following:
- the LOC118512355 gene encoding beta-1,4-N-acetylgalactosaminyltransferase bre-4 isoform X2, whose translation MAFCNRTLAIKAALGAGFLLILLNLLNSKLDSGSGTGRYSSHLKTGGATQWPKRTHGSLESHSPSSSAMVGNDRTESTNGQQQHNNDGQPMNNDSFASPPPPLPDHSADGERNQASSADDRTGTAQHNNPEIKHVIQNHAHEPTKRTATVSEQYELTDDKQNGSNISSIVTPSASAGSSQHSHFSSNSIDNVGNISGIHNVKSEKASGNKSMPEAAVNNNVQNSSTLLPAPKPENAANVLLPRVYDDDDEEAREPDRGSDLSDKFTINSCPPIPPNLDGPIDVDVLFEPISAVEKRFASKLQPGGQYVPPGCTARNRVAIIVPYRDREQHLPIFLKNIHALLMKQQLEYGIYIVEQTAGSSFNRAALMNIGFVEAMKQKSWECMVFHDIDLLPMDDRNLYTCPDQPRHMSVAVDTFGFKLPYSTIFGGVSAMTEKQFRMVNGFSNSFWGWGGEDDDMSNRLKHVGFHIARYPVNIARYTMLNHKKEKANPKRYEKLVNGAKRFDSDGLNSLHYQLVNLIRKPLYTWIHAAISPDGS comes from the exons ATGGCGTTCTGCAATCGCACGCTCGCTATCAAGGCAGCGTTGGGTGCAGGATTTTTGCTGATCCTGTTAAACCTTCTCAACTCCAAGCTGGACAGTGGCAGCGGTACCGGTCGATACTCTTCACACCTTAAAACCGGAGG AGCAACCCAATGGCCAAAGCGAACCCACGGCAGCCTAGAATCCCACTCGCCCTCGTCCTCGGCGATGGTAGGTAACGATAGAACAGAGAGCACGAatggacagcagcaacacaacaaCGATGGGCAACCCATGAACAACGATTCGTTcgcttcaccaccaccaccactacccgACCATTCGGCGGATGGTGAACGAAATCAAGCATCGAGCGCGGACGACAGAACGGGCACGGCACAGCACAATAATCCTGAAATTAAACATGTGATACAAAACCACGCGCACGAACCAACCAAACGCACAGCTACGGTATCTGAACAGTACGAACTGACCGATGATAAGCAGAACGGTAGTAACATTTCCTCGATCGTAACTCCTAGCGCTAGTGCTGGCAGCTCGCAGCATAGTCATTTTAGTAGCAATAGCATAGATAATGTAGGCAACATCTCCGGGATTCATAACGTAAAGTCTGAAAAAGCAAGCGGCAACAAATCCATGCCCGAGGCGGCAGTTAACAACAATGTTCAAAACTCCTCAACCCTGCTACCGGCACCGAAGCCGGAAAATGCGGCCAACGTGCTGTTGCCCCGGGTgtatgacgacgatgatgaggaAGCAAGAGAGCCGGACCGGGGCTCCGATTTGTCGGACAAGTTTACCATAAACAGCTGTCCTCCGATTCCTCCCAATTTGG ATGGACCAATCGATGTGGACGTACTGTTTGAACCGATCAGTGCGGTAGAGAAACGATTCGCTTCCAAGCTGCAACCGGGCGGCCAGTATGTGCCGCCGGGCTGTACGGCGCGGAACCGGGTCGCCATCATCGTACCGTACCGCGACCGCGAACAGCACTTACCGATCTTCCTCAAGAACATACACGCGCTGCTGATGAAGCAGCAGCTCGAGTACGGCATTTACATAGTGGAACAGACCGCCGGATCTTCGTTCAACCGTGCCGCACTCATGAACATCGGGTTCGTCGAAGCGATGAAGCAAAAGAGCTGGGAGTGCATGGTGTTTCACGACATCGATCTGCTTCCGATGGACGATCGCAATCTGTACACCTGCCCGGACCAACCGCGCCACATGTCGGTGGCGGTCGATACGTTCGGGTTTAAGCTGCCGTACAGCAccatctttggcggtgtgtcCGCCATGACGGAGAAACAGTTCCGCATGGTGAACGGGTTCTCCAACTCGTTCTGGGGATGGGGTGGTGAGGATGACGACATGTCGAACAG ATTAAAGCACGTAGGATTTCACATCGCACGCTACCCGGTCAATATAGCGCGGTACACGATGCTAAaccacaaaaaggaaaaggccAACCCCAAGCG CTACGAAAAGCTAGTAAACGGCGCCAAACGCTTCGACAGTGATGGGCTTAATTCGTTGCACTATCAGCTGGTAAACTTGATACGCAAACCGTTGTACACCTGGATCCATGCGGCCATTTCACCGGAT GGCAGCTGA
- the LOC118512355 gene encoding beta-1,4-N-acetylgalactosaminyltransferase bre-4 isoform X1 — translation MAFCNRTLAIKAALGAGFLLILLNLLNSKLDSGSGTGRYSSHLKTGGATQWPKRTHGSLESHSPSSSAMVGNDRTESTNGQQQHNNDGQPMNNDSFASPPPPLPDHSADGERNQASSADDRTGTAQHNNPEIKHVIQNHAHEPTKRTATVSEQYELTDDKQNGSNISSIVTPSASAGSSQHSHFSSNSIDNVGNISGIHNVKSEKASGNKSMPEAAVNNNVQNSSTLLPAPKPENAANVLLPRVYDDDDEEAREPDRGSDLSDKFTINSCPPIPPNLDGPIDVDVLFEPISAVEKRFASKLQPGGQYVPPGCTARNRVAIIVPYRDREQHLPIFLKNIHALLMKQQLEYGIYIVEQTAGSSFNRAALMNIGFVEAMKQKSWECMVFHDIDLLPMDDRNLYTCPDQPRHMSVAVDTFGFKLPYSTIFGGVSAMTEKQFRMVNGFSNSFWGWGGEDDDMSNRLKHVGFHIARYPVNIARYTMLNHKKEKANPKRYEKLVNGAKRFDSDGLNSLHYQLVNLIRKPLYTWIHAAISPDQGS, via the exons ATGGCGTTCTGCAATCGCACGCTCGCTATCAAGGCAGCGTTGGGTGCAGGATTTTTGCTGATCCTGTTAAACCTTCTCAACTCCAAGCTGGACAGTGGCAGCGGTACCGGTCGATACTCTTCACACCTTAAAACCGGAGG AGCAACCCAATGGCCAAAGCGAACCCACGGCAGCCTAGAATCCCACTCGCCCTCGTCCTCGGCGATGGTAGGTAACGATAGAACAGAGAGCACGAatggacagcagcaacacaacaaCGATGGGCAACCCATGAACAACGATTCGTTcgcttcaccaccaccaccactacccgACCATTCGGCGGATGGTGAACGAAATCAAGCATCGAGCGCGGACGACAGAACGGGCACGGCACAGCACAATAATCCTGAAATTAAACATGTGATACAAAACCACGCGCACGAACCAACCAAACGCACAGCTACGGTATCTGAACAGTACGAACTGACCGATGATAAGCAGAACGGTAGTAACATTTCCTCGATCGTAACTCCTAGCGCTAGTGCTGGCAGCTCGCAGCATAGTCATTTTAGTAGCAATAGCATAGATAATGTAGGCAACATCTCCGGGATTCATAACGTAAAGTCTGAAAAAGCAAGCGGCAACAAATCCATGCCCGAGGCGGCAGTTAACAACAATGTTCAAAACTCCTCAACCCTGCTACCGGCACCGAAGCCGGAAAATGCGGCCAACGTGCTGTTGCCCCGGGTgtatgacgacgatgatgaggaAGCAAGAGAGCCGGACCGGGGCTCCGATTTGTCGGACAAGTTTACCATAAACAGCTGTCCTCCGATTCCTCCCAATTTGG ATGGACCAATCGATGTGGACGTACTGTTTGAACCGATCAGTGCGGTAGAGAAACGATTCGCTTCCAAGCTGCAACCGGGCGGCCAGTATGTGCCGCCGGGCTGTACGGCGCGGAACCGGGTCGCCATCATCGTACCGTACCGCGACCGCGAACAGCACTTACCGATCTTCCTCAAGAACATACACGCGCTGCTGATGAAGCAGCAGCTCGAGTACGGCATTTACATAGTGGAACAGACCGCCGGATCTTCGTTCAACCGTGCCGCACTCATGAACATCGGGTTCGTCGAAGCGATGAAGCAAAAGAGCTGGGAGTGCATGGTGTTTCACGACATCGATCTGCTTCCGATGGACGATCGCAATCTGTACACCTGCCCGGACCAACCGCGCCACATGTCGGTGGCGGTCGATACGTTCGGGTTTAAGCTGCCGTACAGCAccatctttggcggtgtgtcCGCCATGACGGAGAAACAGTTCCGCATGGTGAACGGGTTCTCCAACTCGTTCTGGGGATGGGGTGGTGAGGATGACGACATGTCGAACAG ATTAAAGCACGTAGGATTTCACATCGCACGCTACCCGGTCAATATAGCGCGGTACACGATGCTAAaccacaaaaaggaaaaggccAACCCCAAGCG CTACGAAAAGCTAGTAAACGGCGCCAAACGCTTCGACAGTGATGGGCTTAATTCGTTGCACTATCAGCTGGTAAACTTGATACGCAAACCGTTGTACACCTGGATCCATGCGGCCATTTCACCGGAT CAGGGCAGCTGA